The genomic region GCCAAAGTTAATATCGATAATATCAGGACCTGATTTTTCTACAATTTCAACAGATTCCAGCATTGATTCCAAATTCGCACCAAAAATCTGAATTCCTACCGGACGCTCTTTTTCATAAATATCCAGTTTCATCACACTTTTAGCCGCATCCCTAATCAAACCTTCAGAAGAGATAAATTCTGTATACACCACATCTGCACCCTGCTCCTTACATAAGGCTCTAAACGGTGGATCACTCACATCTTCCATCGGTGCTAAAAGCAATGGAAACTCTCCTACATCTATATCTCCTATTTTTGCCACAATCTTTTGATTTAGAAAGTGCAAAATTACTAAATAAGATTGAACAATTTAAAATTCAGCTAAACTACCTCTGGGTAAACCTCTGAGGCATTTCTTAGGAACAATTTTTTATTTCGAGATATCCAGATCCTGATAGCTATAGGGATCGGGAATCGAGCATTTCATCTCCACTATCGAGCAAAGCTTATTCCAATTCCTTTACAACATGTACAACATACTTCAGTAAGGTTTTTGGATACCATGCAATAATCAAGAACCTCGGGGAATTACCCCCTCAATGATGGATTAAAAGGATACCTTTGCACTGTTGAATGGACAACAAATTCTTCAGAAAAAAAGAAAGCAAAAATCAACAATTTCAGCAGCCATTGTTATGAGCTTTAAGTTGAAAATTCAAAAAATATCACCGAATAAAACGCTCCATAAGCAATTAATCTAACACCTGTCTTTCTTTAAGTCTGGTTTCTTCATCTGCATTAATGGCACGGTTATTATCGTTTAACCTGAAATTTCCAAAATTGTAACGCACTCCAAACGTTATTCTTCTGGTTTCAGAAATCGCATAGAATCCGTTATCCTGATTTAAATACTGGCTTTGCATCGGGATGTTCATGGTTCTCAGTATATCTTCAGCATTGATAGAAACCGAAATTTTATTATTCATAAAGGTTTTGCGGAGTCCCAAATCCAAACCAAACTGTGGATTCTCGTATTTATACGATCCCGCCAGAATATTAGGTAAAAAATACGTATTCACATTTCCGCTAAAGGTACCATCTCCACCAAAATAAAAATAGTTCCCAACATTAAGAAAAGCGCTAAAAGTATCGATTGTATAGGTTTCAGCAGCACTTTCCCTGGCGTAAATCTGGTTTTCCATATAAAACCCGGAAAGATAGCCATAGAGGTAATACCAATTGGTCACAAAATTAGCATAGGTAATATCCAGGCTAAATTGCTGGGTATAATCTAAGTTATCATTTACCGTTCTTAACAGCTGATTTTGGTTATCCTGAAATGATAAGACCGAAGGTGAATGATCTACCCTATCCCAGTATAAATCAAAAAACAATGCCCCTTTATAGGAATAATTAAATAATACTTTATTAGCAATTCCCGGTACTAAAGCAGGGTTTCCTTCTTTTACATTATTCTCGTTAATGTAGTATTGAAACGGATTTAAACTCTGAAACCGGGGACGTTCAATTCTCCGGTTATACTCCAGGCTTATCGAGCTTTCTTCTCCTAAACTTCGCATCGCGTAAAACGTGGGAAATAACTGAAAATAATCCTGATCGTTTACAAGTCCGTTTTGAGCCGAAATCCCGCTGATATCAGTATACTCTCCTCGTAAACCCGCTTTTAGGCTCCATTTTCCCAATTCTTTAGACGTGCTAAAATAAGCCGCATAGATATTCTCATCGTAATCCAAAGCATCCGAAAGTTCGTCTACCTGCAAAGCAAACGTGTTATTGTAAAAATCAAGGGCGCTATTCGAAGTAATTCCGGCATATTTTATTCCGGTTTCAACAGGAAGACTTCCCATGTTTGTGGTAATATCTACCTGACCCGTATAAATATCTGAGTTTTGCATGGCTCTGGTCATGATGATATTATTTCTAATCTCATCGCCATTGCCATAAAAATAAGTGGTGTTTAAATCCTGATCCTGATCTTTATCATAACGAATATAATTGACCTGAGCTGATAATTTAGCCCCGTTTTCTCCTAAGCTGGTTGAAAAATCAGCATTAAAAAGCATGTTTTTAGCTTCATTTTCCAGACGGCTATCGGTAGTAAATAAGGAATCTAAACTCCCGGAAGCACTGTAAATATCTGTTTGCCCGTTTAAATCTGAATCGTTCTTTGGAGTGAAATTTAAATTGGCACTCAGGCTTAAACTACTTTTTTCTGAAAGCGTAAAATCTAAAATCGTATTTAAACTATGAGCATAGTTTTTAGTATCACGCTCAAAATCCCCAAGCCAGGTAGAATTTTCTGAACCATCCGGCTCAAAATACGTCACATTGCTTTCGTCGTTTTTATAGATATTATTTGCGTTGAAGTTATAACTTGCAAAAGCATTTAGATTATTGGTTTTATAATACTGGCTGGTTCCCAAACTGTATTTAGGTAACACCGCAACAGTGTTTGAAGCATTTACACTTCCTTTATAACCAATCGATGGATTTTTGGACATTACAATATTTAAAATCGCACCGCTACCTTCAGCTTCATAGCGTGCCGGCGGCGTGGTAATCACCTCTACAGATTTTACATTTTCACCACTTAATCCAGAAAGTAACTGCTCTAATTCTGCGGTGGATAAATACACCTTGCGATCGTTGATATACACAGTTGCAGGACGGTTTTTTACCAGTAATTCACCCTGACTAACAATTACCCCCGGAGTACGTTTTAAAATTTCGTAAGTGTTTAAACTAGAGATAACCGAATTTTCCACATTAAATGAAATTCGGTCTATTTTTCGTTCAATTTTCGGCTTTCTGGCTTTTACGGTAACCTCATCTAAACTGTTACTGGTTTCCTGAAGTTCGATTTTCCCAAGATTAGTATTCCCTTCAACCTCAAAACGCTTTATATAATCTGCAAAACCTAAAAAACTGATTTTTAAGACATAGGGACGGTTTTCTATTTCCTCGAAGAGAAAACTCCCGTCATCTTCAGAAATCATTCCTTTTATTACCGAAACAGAATCTTTAGCATTTAACAAAACAACATTCGCAAAACTAACCGGCTGATTCTCTTTATCTACGATTTGCCCTCTAACCTGATTTTGCGAAAACACACGGTTAGGTATAAATACAATAAACGCTAAGAGTATTAAAGGTAGAAATGTTTTCATGAGTATGGTTAGTTTAGTTTGTTTAGCAAATATATAGTTTTGATCAGAAAAGAATAATCATTTCTCTATAACTTTACTTAAAATCAGGGGGATAAACTAAATAAAACCTACATAATAACAAGAACATTCCTGTCTTTAGTCGAAATATTATTTTTTTATAGCATCATATAACACCTGCTGAATTTGCGTGCGGGTATTTAAGCTGTAGAGCCGTGTATTGTCTCTTGTGGGTAAAACCCTGTTTGATAAAAACACAAAAAGCAAATCTTGTTTAGGATCCATCCAAACCATGGTTCCGGTAAAACCGGTATGCCCAAAACTAGCGGTACTGGCGTCTTTTGCGGTATTATTGTTAGGTCCCGCATATTCTAAATTAGGTTTATCAAAGCCTATGGCACGACGGTTATTATTATCAGGAAATTGTGTTTTGGTCCATTCCTTAAACGTAGCTTCTGTAATATAACGCTCTCCCCCGTATTCGCCCATATTCAAATACATTTGCATGAGTTTTGCCAGGTCGTTTGCATCAGAAAAAAGGCCGGCATTTGCTGAAACCCCACCCATCATTATCGCACCTTCATCATGCACACTCCCATGAATGGGTTTATGCCGAAAATCAAAATCACTTTCTGTAGGCACAATTCTGGCAAGTTCAAAGCTTTCCATTGGGCGATAACCTAAAGTTGTCGCTCCTAATTTCGAATAAAAATTATCTTTGAGGTACTTGCGATAATCTTCTCCGGTCAAGTTTTCTACAATCTGCGGAAGCAGGTAAAACGCGAGTCCGGAATATTTATATTCTGCTTTATCTTCTAAGGGAGACTTTTTTATGGCCTTATATATTTTCTTTTTGTAATTGCGGTGCAACCACATATTCTCACTTACTTTTACCGGAAAGCGGGCTGAAGAATCTTTTTTAAAGGTATTCCATTTATAACTTCCGTTTTTTCTTAAGGTATTTTGCCAGTATGCAATCCAGGGTTTAAACCTTGCCTGATGTGCAAATATTTGCCGAAACGGAATACCCGCTTTATTGGAATTTCTAAAATACGGCAGGTACTCATCAATCCCTTCTTCTAAACTGAACTTCCCCTCATCCTGTAATTTCATCAGGGCCGGTAAAGCTGAAGAAATCTTAGTTACCGAGGCCAGATCAAAAATATCTGATGTTTTTGTTTTTACCGTATCGCTGTATTTATGTAAGCCATAAGCCTTTTGAAATACGATCTTTTCATCTTTGGCCACTAAAACCACTCCGCCGGGAATCGCTTTGGCATCCATCGCCTGCTGCATTAGAGAATCTATCCCACTTGCTAAAAAATCTGCATTCATTCCTGCATCTTGAGGAGTGGTATAGGCAAATCTTATTTTTTCGGATGTTTCTAGACCATCACCGGCTTTAAATTTCTTTCCTACACTTACCGGTAGTTTTCCGTCTGCTTTAAATCCGCCAAAAATAAGTTGCGCTACTTTTTGTTCGGATAATTCAGAATCCTGGTAAGCTTCAATTAAAACCGCCGCATCTTCAATATTATCCATTTTATTTAAGGTATACGGATTTTTAAAAACGCTAAAAATCGTATGCTCGTTTTGGGCAATTTCAGCAATAAATTTTAAAACCGCATCAGAATACCGAATGACGTTTCTTGGGTATTTACTATGATCATGTAAACCGGCAATCACTACATTATAATCTTTTAATTTTTCTTTTACTGCAGAAATCTGGCTCGCGGTAGCTTTATCTTTAAGCTGAAAATGATCGATTTTGGTATACCACCCTAAATTTTCCTGAAAAGCTGTTTTCTTATCGGCGCCTATAGAAATACTGGCAATTTTTAACGTATCCAATCTTCGAAGCGGAATAAGTTCCTGATCGTTTTTTAAAACCGTAAGGGACTTTTCCACTAATTTCTGCTGAATATATTCAGCATACGAATTATTCAGCTCTTTATCGATATTGGCTGTTTTTAGCGGCTCATAATGGTTTAGACCTACCCATTGTTTTACGGCCAGTACTTTTCGGCATTTTTCATCGATAGCTGCCTGAGAAATGATACCCTGATCGATCGCTTTTCGAATTTCGGCAATTGCTTTAGGCACATCCTCGGTAAACTCTAACAAATCGTTCCCGGCAATGATCGCTTTTTTGTCTACCACTCCAGGTTCATTTCCAGTTGTCACCCCTTTCATGTTCATGGCATCTGTTACGATCAAACCTTTAAAGCCAAGTTTCTCTTTTAAAATTCCGCTGATGATCTTCTTAGATAAAGTAGAAGGAACACCACTGCTATCCAGGGCCGGAATATTTAAATGGGCGACCATCACACCACCAATCCCGGCATCGATTAATTTCTTAAACGGATACATCTCTAAGCTATCCAATCTTGTAAATGGATGGTTTATTTGTGGCAGCGCCTTATGCGAATCGGTATCGGTATCGCCATGCCCGGGAAAATGTTTGGCAGTGGTCAGGATTTTTTGATCCTGCATTCCTCTCATATACGCGATGCCTTTTTCGGCCACTTTTTCTTTATTCTCGCCAAAGCTTCGGTAATTAATCACCGGATTATTCGGGTTATTGTTCACATCTACAACGGGAGCAAAATTCATGTGCAAACCGGTTCGCTTAACCTGTCGCGCCACTTCTTCCCCCATCTTGTATAATAAGGTATCGTTCTGGATAGCACCTAATGCCATTTGATACGGGAAACTGATAGTATTATCCAATCGCATTCCCAAACCCCATTCAGCATCGATAGCGCCCAAAAGCGGCACTTTAGATACTAACTGATAATCGTTCATTAACTGCACCTGCTTTTTCGCCGTTCCCTGAAAAAAAATGAGTCCGCCTATTTTTTGCTCTTTAATGAGTTTTAAGATCGCTTCTTTATGTTTTAAATCCCTGTTAGAATAAGCCGCCACCATAATAAGTTGCGCAATGCGTTCATTAGGCGTTAAATCCTGCATTATAGAATCTACCCATTTACTATTGGTATACTCTAAAAATTCGGGCTGTTGTTGGGCATAGGAATTCAATTGGATTCCGCAGAAAACAATTAAGGTTAAAACGAGTTTCGTAAGGGAAAATAATCGCATTAGCTTGGGTTTAAACTTTGATATAAATTTTCTTTTTGTCTAAAATATAGGCAATAAGCCACATAAGTATTAAAAATAATAACGCATACAAAAGCGATGCATTATAAGGAGATAACCAGCTTAAAAATACATTTTGGTAAATCCAGCCTTTTAAGGAGGTATCGCCAATAAATATAAGTCCCATTGTTAACACTACCACACCGGAGAGCACAAAAATGAATAACGGATTTTTACCAAAAGGTTCAAAAAACCTGCTCCATGATTTAAATTCGGCGATTTCTAATATTCCTATAAGGGCGCCAAGAATTATAAAATCCCATCCGGTGCTTAGGATGACATAAGAACTGGTCCAGATTGGTTTATTAACAGGTAATATTACATCCCAGACCAGCGCGAGGCTAATCATTGCTAAACCGGCAATAACCAATTGGATAACCAGTTTTTTCTTATTTACACTTTGCTGGATAAACCTGCCGGCCAGATAACCAAATATCACATTGACTACCGCCGGAAGACAACTTAATAAACCTTCGGGATCAAAAGGAATTCCAAAACCATGATAAAGGTTTTCTTCATTAAACACCAAAAGATCAAATTTTAAAGCAGCGTTTGCTTCAAGACTATAGGGAGCGCTACCGCCAAAATACCATAATAAGAACCAGTACAACAACAGGATAAAAACCGATAAAACAACAAGCCATTTTTTCTTTAGAAACCGAATAGCGATTGCTGCCAGCAAATAACAAACAGCAATACGCTGTAAAACACCCATAATCCTAATATCCAGAATATTCTTTAGGATAAATTCTCCGTCTGTACGCCTAACAAAAGGATAATAGGAGAGCCCTAAACCAATAAGAAATATAATTGCCGCCCTTTTAAATGTTTTTGTCAGGAATTCAGGAGTACTCCACGAATTCATTTTTTTAAAACTAAAACTCATCGCATTCCCAACTACAAATAGAAAGGTAGGAAATACCAGATCTGTTAGTGTAAATCCATGCCAGGCAGCATGCTTAAAAGGCGCATAAATCGTAGCCCAACTTCCCGGATTATTTACCAGTATCATAAGGGCAACCGTCATTCCGCGCAGAATATCCAGGGATAAATAACGAGAGCGAGCCATAGATTTTAAAATAAAATAAACAATTATTGCTTTCTCTAAAAGTACAAAATTTAATTAAACAACCAATCTTTACTAAAATTTTACATTAAGTCTTTTGTAAACTAAATTTTTTATATACTTTTATTTTTCAGAAATTTAGTTCTTTGCAAAAAGAATTGAATTTTTAACGAAAGGCTAAAAGCTTTGTATTGTCCGACGTATATGAGTCTAAATTTACAGGATTTTCTAATAGAAGATGCTCAGTTAGAAGAAATGAGCAATGTTGAACGTAAAAAGGTTCATCAAAAAACAAGAATCATAAAACATATGTTTCTAAATGGTGATACCTCTAATGCTGAAATCTGTTCAAAATTTGGCATTAGCCTTCCAACCTCTATGGCGCTTATCAATCAGTTGCTGGATGATGGGATCGTAATTAAAAAAGGACGCGGAAAATCTGAAGGTGGTCGTAAACCCGATCTTTATGGATTAAAAGAGCATTCTTTTTTCGTGTTAAGTATCCATATAGAGCGCTTTAAGATTAAACTGGCCCTTATAGACAACAATCATAGTATTGTAAAAGAAGAGGTGCTTGAAACGCAAATTTCCCCAAATTCTAATATTGTAGATCTCTTATATGATTTTGCTGAAGCCTTTTTAAAAGCCTCGGAAATCGATCATAAAAAGATAATGGGCGTAGGTATTAGTATGCCAGGCCTGGTATCTTCTGAAGAAGGAAAAAACTTTACCTACTACCTTACCGAGCAGGATCCCGCTTCACTTAGAGATAAATTTGAAGATCGCTTTAAGAAGCCTGTTGCTATTTTAAACGATGCCAAAAGTGCTTCTTTAGCTGAATTTCATTTTGGACTCGCCAAAGAAAAAGAAAATGTACTGGTTATCTCGATGGATTGGGGTGTTGGTTTGGGTATTATTATGGGCGGAAAGATACAAACCGGTGTTTCCGGATTTGCCGGTGAATTTGGCCATATTCCAATGGTAGAAGATGGTACGCTTTGTCATTGCGGAAAAAGAGGATGCCTGGAAACCGAAGCCTCTGGTCTGGCGCTGGTTAGAAAAGTAAAAGAAGGCCTGGAGCAGGGACAAACTTCCGTATTAAATACGCTCTCGGATGAAGCACTCGAAAAACTCGAACCAGATACTATTGTAGAAGCCGCTAATAAAGGTGATCAATTTGCGATAAACTCGCTTTCTGAAATAGGCATAAGCCTGGGAAAAGGTATTGCTATTTTAATACAAATCTTTAACCCGGAACTTATCGTTCTTGAAGGAAAAATTGCAAAAGCCAAACAATTTATTACCACTCCTATTCAGCAATCCATGAACATTTATTGCATGATGCAGCTGAAGGAAAAAACGAATATAGAATTATCGAATCTTGGAAATAATTCCAGCCTGTATGGTGGTACCATTGCGGTTATGGATAGTATTTTCAGGAATCAGATTACAATGATAAAATCACATTTAAGTTAAAATAAATACTCATGGCCAGATTAAATCTCTTAGAAGAAACACGTTTTGAGAAGCTCCCTGTAAAAGTATATAAGGACGAGCAAGCCGCTTCTGTAAAAGTTGCAAAACGTATTGCTAAGATTATTAAAAAAAAGCAGGAAAAAGGAAAAAAAGCTGTTTTAGGTCTAGCAACCGGAGCGACTCCTGTAAAAGTTTATGAAGAGCTTATCCGACTTCATAAAGAAGAAGGGCTTAGCTTTAAAAACGTTATTACCTTTAATCTGGACGAATATTATCCCATGCAGCCGGATGAAAACCAGAGCTATGTAAAGTTCATGGACGAAAATCTGTTTAATCATGTGGATATCCCAAGAGAAAATATCAACATCCCGGATGGTACGCTAGAAAAAGATGCTATTGCTGAATTTTGCCTGGCTTATGAAAGAAAAATTACCGAAGTTGGTGGTTTAGACTTACAAATCCTTGGTATTGGTAGAACAGGGCATATTGGTTTTAACGAACCGGGATCTGCACCAAACAGTGGTACTCGTTTAGTTACACTGGATGATCTTACCAGGCGTGATGCCTCCCGTGATTTTGGGGGTAAAGAAAATGTACCTACCAAAGCCATCACGATGGGAATTGGCACCATCTTTAAAGCGCGTGAAATTATTTTAATGGCATGGAGCAAGAAAAAAGCACCCATCATTAAAAAAGCGGTTGAAGGTGAAATTTCTGGCAGTGTACCCGCCACCTACCTGCAGTTAAATGAGCATGTTGAGTTTATCTTGGATAAAGATGCTGCCTCAGAATTAACAAGATTCGATACCCCATGGTTAGTAAAAGACTGTAGCTGGGATAAAGAGCAAATTAAAAAAGCAGTAATATGGTTATCTAACGAGGTGGAAAAACCGATCCTGAAGTTAACCGACGAAGATTACAACAGTCACGGTATGGCACAACTGGCCACCGAAAAAGGACCGGCTTATAACATCAATATCGACGTATTTAACCAGTTACAACATACCATCACCGGTTGGCCTGGTGGTAAACCTAATGCTGATGATACCCAACGCCCGGAACGTGCCGAACCCGCTAAAAAGCGATCGATTATTTTTAGTCCGCATCCTGACGACGATGTAATTTCTATGGGAGGTACGTTTATTAGACTGGTAGATCAGGGACATGATGTTCATGTGGCTTACCAAACCTCTGGAAACACTGCAGTTTGGGATACCGATGTTTTACGTTATGTAGAATTTGCCATCGATTTTAATAAAAGTATTGGGGAAGACACCGCCAAACTTGAAGAAATTTACGAGAATATAAATACGTTTATTACCGAAAAACGTCCTAATGATATCGATCTTCGTGAAATCATGGATGTTAAAGGTTTTATACGTAAAACCGAAGCTATTGCCGGTGCGCGATATGCCGGTCTTGTAGATGAAAACATTCATTTTATGGCCTTACCGTTTTACGAAACAGGTAAAAAAGTAAAAAGCCCGGTAACTGAAGAAGACGTTAAGATTACGATGGAGCTACTTCAAAAAGTAAAACCTCATCAAATCTTTGCAGCTGGTGATTTTGCCGATCCTCATGGTACCCATATCGTTTGTTTCAACATTATTTTAGAGGCTATGAATCGTCTTCGTGAAACAGAAGAATGGACCAAAAACTGCTGGTTATGGATGTATAGAGGTGCATGGCAGGAATTTGATATCCACGATATCGAAATGGCCGTACCGCTTTCTCCACAAGAAGTAGCTAGAAAACGCGAAGCGATCTTTAAGCACCAGTCGCAAAAAGATACTCCGGTATTCCCCGGTGACGATGAACGCGAATTCTGGGTACGTGCCGAAGAAAGAAACAGCGAAACCGCAATGGCTTACCATAACCTGGGACTTGCCAATTACGAAGCTATTGAGGCTTTTGTTCGCTGGAAATTTTAGTACGCCTTTCACCAGGATTCCTTATTTTAGGAATAAAATGCGACAATGACATATTTTAGAAAAATTTTGATTTTAGGAGGTTTGGGTTTGTTGATCTCATGTTCTTCAAACCCTTACCGTACTACCAATAAAATATATAAGAAAAAGGCGAAAGCCTATGCTAAAGAACTTAGTAGATTCCCACTAGAGGAAAACCCTAATGATTCCGCACTCAATTACGGTGAGTATGCTGTGGGAACTACTAATTTCAACCTTAGACGACCCAATTTTGTAGTAATCCATCATACCGCACAGGATTCTACAATTCAAACCTTAAATACATTTACTATTCCCAGAACCCAGGTGAGCTCACACTACGTGATTGGTGATGACGGAGCGGTTTTTCATATGCTTAACAATTATTATCGTGCCTGGCATGGTGGTGTTGGGCAGTGGGGACATACTACCGATCTTAATTCGGCTTCTATAGGAATCGAACTCGATAATAACGGAAAAGAAGCCTTTTCTGAGGCTCAAATTTCAAGTTTACTGGATGTATTAAAACAACTCAAAGAAGACTATAAAATACCTGCGGCAAATTTCGTAGGGCATCTTGATATCGCTCCCGGCAGAAAAACTGATCCAAGCGCCGATTTTCCCTGGAAACGCCTCGCTGAAGAAGGCTACGGAATATGGTATGATGCCGAGCGTATCGAAAATATCCAGTTTGAGCACCAATTTTTTACAGAGAATCATCTGAAAATCGATAATATCAATCCTGCTTTTAAACAACGTATCCCGTTACTGGATCGATATCTATTTCCAGATGTGATCCCATCTGACTTTACCATCGCGGAAGCCTTAAGAATTATAGGTTATAACATTGATGATCTTGATGCCGCGATTAAAAGCTTTCAGATCCATTTTCTTCAGGAAAAAGACCATGTAAACGGAATTTTAAACGCTGAAGGAATAAAAATTCTTTATGATTTATATCAAAAATCGCTTTTGGAAGCACGAAGTTAGAAAACTGTAAACTTTCTGAATGAAGACCACAGCGCTGTTAGAATCTAGAAAATAGACCAAAAGAAGCAAGACCCGAGACTCAGGAACCAAGACAAAAATTTTGAATTTTGAATGCAAAAGGTGTCATCTCGACCTTGTGGAGAGATCTTTTTAGTTAGAACCTAGAAAAGAGAGAATAGACCCCAGACTCAGGAAACAAGATAAAAAATTTGAATTTTGAATGCTGAGTTTTGAATGGCTGTACAATGTAAACTGTATACTGAAAACAGACTTCTCGATACAATAACTTTTGAACCTTGAACTTTAAACCTTAAACATTGCATTCTGAAGGTTGTCATTTCGACTGAAGCGAAGCGAAATGGAGAAATCTTTTTTTAGTGAGAGTCTGGAATCTGGAAAATAGACAAGAGAATCTGGAATCAGGAAACAAGATTAAAATTTTGAATGTTAAATGTTGAATTTGGAATGACTTTTCAACGTACAACAACTTTTGAACTTTCTAACTTAAATTGTTGATTGAGATTTCTCGGCTTCATTTCATTGCGCTCGAAATGACAAAATCTTAGAAAATGATAATTTATATCCTAAATTTAGATGCTTCGCTATTAGAATAGGGAAAATAGATCAAAAGAAGCAATACGCAAGAACCAGGAGTCAGGGTTAAAATGTTGAATTTTCAATGGCTGTACAATGTAAACTGTATATTGAAAACAGACTTCTCGATACAACAACTTTGGAACCTTGAACCTTAAACATTGCATTCTAAAGGTTGTCATTTCGACTGAAGCGAAGCGAAATGGAGAAATCTAGTTGAGTGAGATTTCTCGACTTCATTTCATTGCGCTCGAAATGACAAAATCTTAGGAAATGATAATTTGTATCCTAAATTTAGATGCTTCGCTATTAGAATAGAGAAAATAGACCAAAAGAAGCAAGATTCAGGATTAAAATGTTGAATTTTGAATTAGTAATGGCCTATCGAAGATTGCTCGTGAAATTAAAAATGAGAGAAGCGTTAAAATTTTAGGCTGTTTGAGCGAAGCGAGTTCCTAAAATTTAGCTTCCGAATGTACAATTTAGAGCAAGGTTCGTAAGCCTAGACTTTTTTGTTTCTTTTTTCGTCAATGGAAAAAAGAAAAAACATCAATAGAATTTGGAAGTGAATAGTGAGAATCTAGAATCAGGAACCAACACAAAAATATTGAATTTTCAATGGCTGTACAATGTAAACTGTATATTGAAAACAGACTTCTCGATAAAACAACTTTTCAACCTTAGACATTGCATTCTAAAGGTGGTCATTTCGACTGAAGCGTAGCGAAATGGAGAAATCTAGTTGATTGAGATTTCTCGACTTCATTTCATTGCGCTCGAAATGACAAAATCTTAGGAAATGATAATTTGTATCCTAAATTTAGATGCTTCGCTATTAGAATAGGGAAAATAGACCAAAAGAAGCAAGAACCAAGAGTCAGGAACCAAGACAAAAATTTTGAATTTCGAATGCTGAGTTTTGAATAGCTTTACAATGTAAACTGTATACTGAAAACATACTTCTCGATACAATAACTTTTGAACCTTGAACTTTAAACCTTAAACATTGCATTCTAAAGGTGGTCATTTCGACTGAAGCGTAGCGAAATGGAGAAATCTTTTTTTTAGAATCTAGAATCTAGAATCTAGAGAATAGAAAATAGACAGGAGAATCAAGAATCAGGATTAAAATTTTGAATGTTGAATGTTGAATTTTGAATGATTTTTCACCGTACAACAACTTTTGAACTTTCAAACTTTTTACTTAAAAGAGACTTCTATATAGAACAACTTTTAAACTTTCTAACTTAAATTGTTGATTGAGATTTCTCGACTTCATTACATTTCGCTCGAAATGACAAAATCTTAGGAAATGATAATTTTTATCCTAATTTTTGCTGTAAACTATATATTGAAAACAGAC from Zunongwangia profunda SM-A87 harbors:
- a CDS encoding acyltransferase family protein, with the protein product MARSRYLSLDILRGMTVALMILVNNPGSWATIYAPFKHAAWHGFTLTDLVFPTFLFVVGNAMSFSFKKMNSWSTPEFLTKTFKRAAIIFLIGLGLSYYPFVRRTDGEFILKNILDIRIMGVLQRIAVCYLLAAIAIRFLKKKWLVVLSVFILLLYWFLLWYFGGSAPYSLEANAALKFDLLVFNEENLYHGFGIPFDPEGLLSCLPAVVNVIFGYLAGRFIQQSVNKKKLVIQLVIAGLAMISLALVWDVILPVNKPIWTSSYVILSTGWDFIILGALIGILEIAEFKSWSRFFEPFGKNPLFIFVLSGVVVLTMGLIFIGDTSLKGWIYQNVFLSWLSPYNASLLYALLFLILMWLIAYILDKKKIYIKV
- a CDS encoding glycoside hydrolase family 3 N-terminal domain-containing protein, producing MRLFSLTKLVLTLIVFCGIQLNSYAQQQPEFLEYTNSKWVDSIMQDLTPNERIAQLIMVAAYSNRDLKHKEAILKLIKEQKIGGLIFFQGTAKKQVQLMNDYQLVSKVPLLGAIDAEWGLGMRLDNTISFPYQMALGAIQNDTLLYKMGEEVARQVKRTGLHMNFAPVVDVNNNPNNPVINYRSFGENKEKVAEKGIAYMRGMQDQKILTTAKHFPGHGDTDTDSHKALPQINHPFTRLDSLEMYPFKKLIDAGIGGVMVAHLNIPALDSSGVPSTLSKKIISGILKEKLGFKGLIVTDAMNMKGVTTGNEPGVVDKKAIIAGNDLLEFTEDVPKAIAEIRKAIDQGIISQAAIDEKCRKVLAVKQWVGLNHYEPLKTANIDKELNNSYAEYIQQKLVEKSLTVLKNDQELIPLRRLDTLKIASISIGADKKTAFQENLGWYTKIDHFQLKDKATASQISAVKEKLKDYNVVIAGLHDHSKYPRNVIRYSDAVLKFIAEIAQNEHTIFSVFKNPYTLNKMDNIEDAAVLIEAYQDSELSEQKVAQLIFGGFKADGKLPVSVGKKFKAGDGLETSEKIRFAYTTPQDAGMNADFLASGIDSLMQQAMDAKAIPGGVVLVAKDEKIVFQKAYGLHKYSDTVKTKTSDIFDLASVTKISSALPALMKLQDEGKFSLEEGIDEYLPYFRNSNKAGIPFRQIFAHQARFKPWIAYWQNTLRKNGSYKWNTFKKDSSARFPVKVSENMWLHRNYKKKIYKAIKKSPLEDKAEYKYSGLAFYLLPQIVENLTGEDYRKYLKDNFYSKLGATTLGYRPMESFELARIVPTESDFDFRHKPIHGSVHDEGAIMMGGVSANAGLFSDANDLAKLMQMYLNMGEYGGERYITEATFKEWTKTQFPDNNNRRAIGFDKPNLEYAGPNNNTAKDASTASFGHTGFTGTMVWMDPKQDLLFVFLSNRVLPTRDNTRLYSLNTRTQIQQVLYDAIKK
- a CDS encoding outer membrane beta-barrel protein, with amino-acid sequence MKTFLPLILLAFIVFIPNRVFSQNQVRGQIVDKENQPVSFANVVLLNAKDSVSVIKGMISEDDGSFLFEEIENRPYVLKISFLGFADYIKRFEVEGNTNLGKIELQETSNSLDEVTVKARKPKIERKIDRISFNVENSVISSLNTYEILKRTPGVIVSQGELLVKNRPATVYINDRKVYLSTAELEQLLSGLSGENVKSVEVITTPPARYEAEGSGAILNIVMSKNPSIGYKGSVNASNTVAVLPKYSLGTSQYYKTNNLNAFASYNFNANNIYKNDESNVTYFEPDGSENSTWLGDFERDTKNYAHSLNTILDFTLSEKSSLSLSANLNFTPKNDSDLNGQTDIYSASGSLDSLFTTDSRLENEAKNMLFNADFSTSLGENGAKLSAQVNYIRYDKDQDQDLNTTYFYGNGDEIRNNIIMTRAMQNSDIYTGQVDITTNMGSLPVETGIKYAGITSNSALDFYNNTFALQVDELSDALDYDENIYAAYFSTSKELGKWSLKAGLRGEYTDISGISAQNGLVNDQDYFQLFPTFYAMRSLGEESSISLEYNRRIERPRFQSLNPFQYYINENNVKEGNPALVPGIANKVLFNYSYKGALFFDLYWDRVDHSPSVLSFQDNQNQLLRTVNDNLDYTQQFSLDITYANFVTNWYYLYGYLSGFYMENQIYARESAAETYTIDTFSAFLNVGNYFYFGGDGTFSGNVNTYFLPNILAGSYKYENPQFGLDLGLRKTFMNNKISVSINAEDILRTMNIPMQSQYLNQDNGFYAISETRRITFGVRYNFGNFRLNDNNRAINADEETRLKERQVLD